A window of Thalassophryne amazonica chromosome 12, fThaAma1.1, whole genome shotgun sequence genomic DNA:
tttgttgttgttgttgttttttaaataacaACCTATTTGGCCAAATTAAGAAAACTGCAAAATGAACATCACTTGAGCAGCTCTGTCATGAAATGTGTTTTTGCACGAGATTcagatcaggaaaaaaaaaaaaaatacccacaaCTTTAAATGACACAAAATGCCAATATTGGGCAAATGCAGTTCAGTTCAGATGCCTCATTGCGGCTGGTGGTGGATCTGCGTGCACTTGGTTTGACCTCAGAGGAACTTGCTGATAACGCGACCTGGCTGGACTGCGCGAGCAGTATTTTTTGCAGGAAGCACCTGTATTCCTTCTTCCTGTTCCTATTCTTCCAGCTGCTCTGATTGGCCGGCCTCGCCTGTGCACAGCGGCGATAGAAAGCAAAGCGCACAACACTTGAGTCTCAACAGCAGGTCACAAGATATGAACGAGAGCAAAAGTGGCAAACTGGAGCTCTCCGTTTGCCCCGGGACACTTCTGAATTTGGCATGAACCCGGGTCTGAGTCGACAGGAAAACAAACAGGGTCAAATCCGTTTTTGAAccagtctttttttctttttctttttttttgtgtagcAGTTTGTAAACGATGTGGCGTCTGTACATTTTCTGTGAGAGTGCACGTGACCACAGGGGGCCACTGTCACTCTGCTTTGTGGCAGTAAATGTCCTTCAGCGCCTTCAGCTCTTCAATCAGGGTCTTGTTCTGGTTTTCCAGGACGGCCACTCGGTTTTCCAGACACTTGAcatattctttcttttttctacGACACTCGCGGGCTGCCTCCCTgggaaggaagaagaagaaaagaaaaatgtgatCAAGATTTCCAATGAAAATTCCATTCACGCGTCCCTCTCAAACATGATTAATCTTATAAACGTTGTTGTGCGATGCAGTTGTCTCACCGGCAAATCTTGGAATTTATAGATATAGAGCGGTTATTTACATCTTTACTATGACATAGCTCCAGCTGTGAGACATTTCCTCGCAGTGGTGCTCCGACACGCTGCTACTAATGCTAACCCAGTAGCTTGATATGATGACTATACTTATCGTATCGGTGTTTTTACTTTCTGTGGCTACGACACGCGGGATCTCGAGTGATTTCTTCCAGAATTCAAAGTGGCAATGAAACAATATCTCATTGTTCGAGATATTTTAGAAAATTTCTCGTAAAGTAGTAGTACTGCAATACACCGCTAATCAACGCATGGCGCTAATGGGTTGGTTAGCTGAACACCATTAATGATGTTTCAGTAAGTTCATCTATGGAAATCTTGTTACAACTTTAACTTCCTCTAGATATTCAAGTTTGAGCATCTTCTTGGCGTTTCACCGGGACCGTGTTCTGAACCCCGCTGTGGCCGCTATCGCTGTGTGGAAAtgcctcgtgcctgaagccgctTACGATGAAAACATGCTTACAATGAAAACAACTATTGCTGGCTTCAACATATGCTATTATTAGTGCAGTAAGCAAGAGTTCCGTTTTGTGTTATCAATGTAAGCAAaatgtaatttctaaaatatgattgAATACCAATATTTTATCAATGCAAAACTACACTACCAGGTTCTGGTTATCAGTCCCATGTCATAGTTTTGTCTTCAAGAATGTAAGCGAACATacactatttaaaaataaaaacaatagcaTTGGGTGGggtgaaaaaaacaacaatttctgattcccttcttttttttaacagtactaAAGGTATACGcctttgcaggggtggtggccaagtggttaatgcgcttggtttcagtgcagaaggttccgggttcaaatcccacccctgccacatttctccatgtaatgtggagttgcgtcaggaagggcatccggtgtaaaacctgtgccaattcaacatgcagatccaccttggatttgctgtggcgaccccgagcgcaaaacaagggagcagctgaagggacttacttactaaagGTATGCGCCTTTAAATTGGCTAGCAGCTTAAATATCCCTTGTCTAACTAAAACTTTAAATTCCTTGTTTGGGACAATCAACAGCCAGGCTTTCAGATGGACCATCATCAGCAATGACTCAATCTACAACCTCATTTAACGTCATTAGCTCTATAAACAATGATAAAAATCTACATAATGATGCCAATCATGAAATAATGACTGTTTATTATGCATTTTCAAAAATGTACATATTGACATATTAAAATGCTTATTTTATATTCCTGAAAGCACTTAAATAGTTCTGATGGCATCTAGAACATATAAACTGTATTTAAATTTAGCCAGACTAGAAGTGGTTACCGGTTATagtatgcacataactggtgctcaggtgCTCATGAGTGCTAAAAATTAATGCTGCGCAGCAGAACACACAGAGGGAAGCACTTTTCCTACAAGCTGCCTTCATGGCTTTATTTGTGAGAAGTGCTTTACGAGCACCTGAGTACCAGTTATTTGCATGTGTGGCTATAACTTTAGCACAAAGGTCACTGTTGCTAGCGGAAGATAAGTTGACAATATTATTGTTTCCATATGCTAAAGCATTATGGTTGCTAATAGAGCTTTAACAATGTAgatacaaagtgctttacaatgttaCCTTCAATAAAAAAAGATGAATAATCAACATTAAAACACATTAGGTAAAAATGTTATTATCAAACACTAGAACGAATAGACCTTTCCTGAGTATATATGAGGTTTGGTTTGAGTCTAGTCTAGAACACCTCACTCAAACTCGACTGCCAAATCTCAGATCCACCACAATGGTTCATAGTACCATTTTGTTCTTGTGAACTTTGGGGATACACAACAGATCAGCCGATCATGTGGTCGAAGGATGCGTGGCGGCACATATGGCTCAACCTACTAGGCCACATCTGCCAGTGCGCCACCATGTAGTACCTCATAGGTCAGTAGTACAGCATTAAACTACCTGTTCTTCATCAGACGGACTTCTCTCTTGTGGGTGATGTCTTCAGCGTGCTGGGCTGAAGGACTCGGTAGTCCGCCCGGTGATGTTGCCATCACAACACTGTGAGTCAGGCCTGAGTTTGGCGCCCTCAGCTGGTAAACAGGTATATCTCCAGTGGCAGCTGCAATGGCGAAAGAAGAATAGATTAGCCAGCTCTGACTATTTTCATTACTTGTTGCACATTtacttttataataataataacagtgtaaTGTGTTTTTAATCCCTGACAGGAAATTGTGTTTTCTTCCCTGTCTGTGAGGTCAGGGTCAGTCGCCAGGCATCTGCCTTTGTTAACAGGTCATAAATCCTTTCCAGTCTTCCCAAAAATGGGCATGGTTGA
This region includes:
- the crema gene encoding cAMP-responsive element modulator yields the protein MAVTGDETESAATGDIPVYQLRAPNSGLTHSVVMATSPGGLPSPSAQHAEDITHKREVRLMKNREAARECRRKKKEYVKCLENRVAVLENQNKTLIEELKALKDIYCHKAE